A stretch of Microbacterium caowuchunii DNA encodes these proteins:
- the bsh gene encoding choloylglycine hydrolase has product MCTGANYTTRDHYFGRNLDLEFSYNETVTVTPRNFPFEFRKADPLPTHHAIIGMATIADGYPLYYDATNEKGLSMAGLNFPENADYKPEAPDKANITPFEFIPWILGQFETVDEVKTALQTMSLVDISFSESFPLSPLHWIISDRTASITVESVKEGLKVYDNPIGVLTNNPTFDIQSFNLNNFMHLSKNPPEKHFSDALEFDVYSRGMGAIGLPGDLSSASRFVKAAFTKMNSVSGDSESESISQFFQILGSVAQQRGCVEVSPGKFEITIYSSCCNTDKGIYYYTTYENSQVSGVDMHKEDLDGKELAAYPLIKGQQIHLQN; this is encoded by the coding sequence ATGTGCACAGGAGCGAACTACACCACCCGGGACCACTACTTCGGACGGAACCTCGATCTGGAGTTCTCCTACAACGAGACCGTCACCGTGACACCTCGGAACTTCCCCTTCGAGTTCCGCAAGGCGGATCCGCTCCCGACCCACCACGCCATCATCGGGATGGCGACGATCGCAGACGGTTACCCGCTGTACTACGACGCGACGAACGAGAAGGGGCTCAGCATGGCGGGGCTGAACTTCCCGGAGAACGCCGACTACAAGCCCGAGGCGCCGGACAAGGCGAACATCACCCCGTTCGAGTTCATCCCCTGGATCCTCGGGCAGTTCGAGACCGTGGATGAGGTCAAGACCGCGCTGCAGACCATGAGTCTCGTCGACATCTCCTTCAGTGAGAGCTTCCCGCTCTCGCCCCTGCACTGGATCATCTCCGACCGGACGGCATCCATCACCGTGGAGAGCGTGAAGGAGGGGCTGAAGGTGTACGACAACCCCATCGGGGTCCTCACGAACAACCCGACCTTCGACATCCAGTCGTTCAACCTGAACAACTTCATGCACCTGTCGAAGAATCCGCCCGAGAAGCACTTCTCCGACGCGCTGGAGTTCGACGTCTACAGCCGTGGCATGGGCGCGATCGGACTTCCCGGAGACCTGTCGTCCGCGTCGCGGTTCGTCAAAGCCGCGTTCACGAAGATGAACTCCGTCTCCGGGGACTCCGAGTCCGAATCCATCAGTCAGTTCTTCCAGATCCTCGGCTCGGTCGCGCAGCAGCGCGGATGCGTCGAGGTGTCCCCGGGCAAGTTCGAGATCACGATCTACTCGTCCTGCTGCAACACCGACAAGGGGATCTACTACTACACGACCTACGAGAACAGCCAGGTCAGCGGGGTCGACATGCACAAGGAGGACCTGGACGGCAAGGAACTCGCCGCCTACCCGCTGATCAAGGGCCAGCAGATCCACCTGCAGAACTGA
- a CDS encoding DUF1269 domain-containing protein — MAELIVIAFDSEADAESAYNKIQELQNDLVVELAGLALVKVDADGKTRVEYPGPAGKIGYGVAGGALFGTLIGILFFVPVVGLVFGGLFGALFAGLDKTSLDAEFRNRVQSTVSSGKSAVVVYAHKLTEDKFAAALAPFHGTVVQTSLSEEDERELIHDLAGQP; from the coding sequence ATGGCTGAACTGATCGTGATCGCATTCGACTCCGAGGCCGACGCGGAGAGCGCCTACAACAAGATCCAGGAGCTGCAGAACGACCTGGTGGTGGAGCTCGCAGGTCTCGCGCTGGTGAAGGTGGATGCCGACGGCAAGACGCGCGTGGAGTACCCGGGCCCGGCGGGCAAGATCGGATACGGGGTGGCGGGCGGCGCGCTGTTCGGCACCCTCATCGGCATCCTGTTCTTCGTCCCCGTCGTCGGCCTGGTCTTCGGCGGACTGTTCGGCGCGCTGTTCGCGGGCCTGGACAAGACGAGTCTGGATGCGGAATTCCGGAACCGGGTGCAGTCGACCGTCTCGTCCGGGAAATCGGCCGTGGTCGTCTACGCCCACAAGCTGACGGAGGACAAGTTCGCGGCCGCCCTCGCGCCCTTCCACGGCACCGTCGTGCAGACCTCCCTCTCCGAGGAGGACGAGCGGGAGCTCATCCACGACCTCGCCGGCCAGCCCTGA
- a CDS encoding nuclear transport factor 2 family protein: MTRASDWLTGYERAWRSKEPADVRALFTEDAEYRFRPDDPEPVVGIDAIVEMWQEEEPAEPVYDLRVLIEDDDLGIITGWVDYPGHEKYSNLWEVHFAPDGRAHRFVEWFMTPPQATA, translated from the coding sequence ATGACACGCGCGAGTGATTGGCTCACCGGCTATGAGCGGGCATGGCGCAGCAAGGAGCCGGCGGACGTCCGGGCCCTGTTCACCGAGGATGCCGAGTACCGATTCCGTCCCGACGACCCCGAGCCCGTGGTCGGGATCGACGCCATCGTGGAGATGTGGCAGGAGGAGGAACCCGCCGAGCCCGTGTACGACCTCCGGGTGCTCATCGAGGACGACGATCTGGGCATCATCACCGGATGGGTCGACTACCCGGGCCACGAGAAGTACTCGAACCTCTGGGAGGTGCACTTCGCGCCGGATGGCCGTGCGCATCGGTTCGTGGAGTGGTTCATGACCCCGCCGCAAGCCACGGCGTGA